From one Dysidea avara chromosome 9, odDysAvar1.4, whole genome shotgun sequence genomic stretch:
- the LOC136267159 gene encoding uncharacterized protein → MEEWYLSNRFATEPQGDVALLRTRAFIRYDSNCYDQDTNSEGIISLGVSHNGSVLDLIQERLSKPDCHQWSQQLVRYASYQPAYYAHKFHTALADFLTWRITPSEPIKPSNVIIHNGTNATLDCFCHATCDPGDYILVPTPYYGGFDKGICHRSGVKIYPVDCTSDNNFMPTVKLLEDTLVKAKNEGCRVRALLITNPGNPVGLMFTRVQIKGMIQFCYSNKLHYISDEIYMNSVHSEDAEFVSVLNIDNLPDPNAVHLLWGFSKDFGIPGFQVGCLVTRCQPIRTYMMMRSSPVQQPASYVSQMLTTMINDREWLEKIYFPNCLKRLREQMETTTIWLKKNGIPFIRPMGGLFVYANFNKFLSDSTHEAETALWDKFFDVGVYITPSVAFHGVEPGWFRIVFAEKLPCLKLALDRLQAALDSL, encoded by the exons ATGGAGGAGTGGTACTTATCTAACCGTTTTGCTACAGAGCCTCAAGGTGATGTGGCGCTACTAAGAACACGTGCATTTATACGGTATGACAGCAATTGCTACGATCAAGACACTAACTCAGAG GGAATCATTTCTCTTGGAGTGAGTCACAATGGATCTGTATTAGATCTTATTCAGGAAAGA TTATCAAAGCCAGATTGCCACCAGTGGTCACAACAACTAGTTAGATATGCCAGTTATCAACCAGCTTACTATGCTCACAA GTTTCATACAGCTCTTGCTGATTTCCTCACTTGGAGAATTACACCATCTGAGCCCATCAAGCCATCAAAT GTGATTATCCACAATGGAACTAATGCAACTTTGGATTGTTTTTGTCATGCAACATGTGATCCTGGAG ATTACATCCTGGTGCCCACTCCTTACTATGGAGGATTTGACAAAGGAATCTGCCACAGAAGTGGAGTGAAGATCTATCCTGTGGACTGTACCAGTGATAACAATTTCATGCCAACTGTTAAACTGTTAGAGGACACACTGGTTAAAGCTAAAAATGAG GGTTGCAGGGTGAGGGCACTTCTCATCACTAATCCTGGTAATCCAGTTGGGTTGATGTTCACCAGAGTGCAGATCAAAGGAATGATCCAGTTTTGCTACAG CAACAAACTTCATTATATCAGTGATGAGATCTACATGAACTCTGTCCACAGTGAAGATGCAGAGTTTGTTAGTGTATTAAACATTGACAA TTTACCTGATCCAAATGCTGTACATCTCCTGTGGGGGTTCAGTAAG GATTTTGGTATTCCCGGATTTCAAGTCGGTTGTCTAGTCACTCGCTGCCAACCCATTAGGACCTACATGATGATGAGGTCTTCTCCAGTACAACAACCAGCAAGTTATGTCAGTCAAATGCTCACAACCATGATTAATGATAGAG AGTGGCTGGAGAAGATTTATTTCCCAAACTGTCTTAAGCGGTTAAGAGAACAAATGGAAACAACTACTATTTGGTTGAAGAAGAATGGGATACCATTTATCAGACCAATGGGTGGTTTATTTGTTTATGCTAACTTCAATAAG TTTCTCAGTGACAGTACACATGAAGCTGAGACAGCTCTGTGGGATAAATTCTTTGATGTTGGAGTGTATATCACTCCCAGTGTAGCCTTCCATGGTGTGGAACCAGGATGGTTTAGGATTGTGTTTGCTGAGAAGTTACCATGCCTTAAGCTAG CCCTCGACAGACTGCAGGCAGCATTGGATAGTTTGTAG